ggtccgagatatgatgaatgcacatgcaaaatttggagcagattcatcGGCCGCCTTCGCGAGATAttgcgttcatctaacagacaaacaaacaaacagacagacaaaatATGAGTCGATTTGACACTATGCGGAAAGTCATCACATTAATTGATTTGAAACCGTAATAATAACCCTCCTGTGACGAATAGCCGTTGCAAACTTTCAGTTTCATCATGAAATTTTGGGTAAAATTCAATTGGAATAGTTTTCatctttatcatttttttaatgaataCTTCCATAACTTTTTGCAATACAGATAATTCAAAAGATATAACATGATATCATTTTTTCGAATTCGTCTCTGCAGAATTGAGAACATTCCCAAACTGTTAAGAGCAACTAAGTAgcaaagaaaacattcttgtcTCCAGGGTTTTTTCTCAAAAAAGAAGCCGTCGGATATGAAAATACTCAACAAGTAGCCTatgtatctgaaataaataattttacataTGGTGGTTAGGAtggaattttattattcatcCCCGGAAGAGGAatgccgataagacggcttaaccatatgacgtCCGGTTATGGCATTCCTTAGTCAGTTAttattgtttcagatgcatgaacttgatttCGTTCCTACGAAAATATAGGAAAAATCGTTAatctttttgaataaaaaacactggtaaaaacataaattaaaaccACAATCAGATGCTATTTCAAAAACACACACTGTCAAAGTAGACTACTACGCAAGCAATTAATTTATATACGCTGCGTTCAACAGTGATTTGGGTCTTTGTACCAAAGAGTTCTTTTGACCCATCAAGCTGTTGGATTCAGGTTTCGTTATGACGTATCGAGAACGCATGGCTTCATGTAGTCTGTATTTTGAACTCGGGACTTCGGATCTCTCCTGTGATGGAATTAGTTAAAAGTCATCACAGAAGgccaaaaactaaaaattaaagtTCACTAAGCGTTTTGAACAGACTAAGTCTCCCTTTTCAGAAATCGATTTTCTCGCAGTTGGGAGACAAATTTTATCTAAACCAGAGTTGGAGGACGAATCTTGCACAAACCAGAAGCAATTAAAGAATTTCCCCCACAGCCCTGATTGATTGGTCAATGTATCTAACAGAATCAAATTATTAAACCCCTGCATGCGCTGAGATGTTGAATATAAGAAAACAATTAATATCATTTACAGAGTTTTCGTTTTTCTCCGTCACAGATTTTCGCAAACCAGAGCCTGGGCGAAAGAGACGAAGGCTAgcttgaaaaaattgattttctatCAGGTATGTCAGAATGACATGTTAAAAACTGTATTATTTAAAGAGTAAAACATATAGcagataaaatattaaaatagaagGCAGAGTACATGTATTTCCAACCtcaaaaattcattcaatataCATATTCTGCAAACGTGGATTGCTTCAAGAAATACATTTCACATATATAACTCACCACTAGAAAATACTTTAGCAACAAGTTTTAGCCATCATGTGTTCTTAATAAAGTGAAACCACAATACATATTCAAGTAAACTTCaataattttgaacaaaagTCTCTAAATGCACTCACTTTCGAATAGAAAATCATGATTATAGCGCACAAAcagatttattttgcatttttcatgtCCAACGTTAATGGAAACCACAtcaaacaacaaaatataaattcacaaaaaatcTGCCAATTTTTTGGACTGAAATATCACCACTATAAATATTGTCTATATCAAGTCCAACAACAATACTAAGACCATCCgtacaaaataaaacacataTGACGATTCGAAATTCTTGGAAAGTACAACAAATGAtgcatttgattttttgttgttagtTTACGCACTGTCGCTGCAAAACAGACTATGGACAAACATTTACCCATTGACAGATTGCCAAGCATAATACGCTTTGAAATTGCCAAAAGCCTATGCATCTTACTTAATGCATTATGAAGATTTCTATAGGCCTAAGCAAAATAAATGAGAACAATGTGTCATAAATTCTTTTGATTAAAACACagttagaaaaaataaattaaaaccacAATCGACTGCTATTTCAAAAATACACATTGTCAAATCACAAACAcagatttattttgcatttttcatgtCCCACACAAATGTAAACCACaccaaacaacaaaaaatcgtcaaatacacaaaaaacaGCCAATTTCTTGGCCTAAAATATCACTACTATAAATATGGTCTATATCTTCAAGTCTAACAACAATACTAAGATCATCTGGGCAAAATGAAACACATatgacaattttgaaattaacaaaattttgaatggcCGATAAAGATCGTTTCTTTAAAGTTGTGTCTGAGGGTACGCTCCTGGTACTGGACTCACACCCGATGTAAAAAGATAGGGGGAGAAAGGTACAAAAAACCTATCTTGGAAAGAACTCTGTGTTCCGAAAGCTTGTTTTATCCCTGCAAATACAATTTAGGAAAATGTCAATTTTACAGATGAAATGCACAATGCAATGGAAAAGTAATTTTTCTTGCAAATGTTAAAATAGGTAAAACAGAAAAATCAATTTATCATATACCTACTACtgcttaaatataatatttgaacaaGCTGGCAACTAATTTTCAGTGTGCACTTTATTCAATTTCTTTCGTAATACCATTTACATTTGTTAGCTGTTTGTCAATAGTACCACTTGATTTGTTTTCATCTTACTAGGAATTCATGTCGATTGTTCTATGCTATGAGTGGGTTTACCTAAtaagaaaaaggttgagaatccCTGAATTATATAAATGAGAATAATGCCTTGATAGGATAGTATGTACGAGAGTATATACAAATACATACCTTATACtttgattatgttttttatattcCATTATAACAGTTGGTGGTAAGTTGAGAACTCTGCGCAATGTGTCTCGAATTCTCGTGGTAACTTGTGAATTATTTGCAGTTTTATTCCATATAGATATTATATCTTCCTGAAGTAATTGAATAACATATTTGAGCTATAGTGAAATAACGAGACTGTGGGTGcaggaaaaaaatttaaataaacaaaaaatgatttttgaatgTGTAACAGCATAGTGAATACAATTAGACACAAGAACCACAAGCCAGTTTTCACTTGCCAGAATCTGTTCATCACATCAATAACAAGCAACACCACTGAGCAGGATGGTGCGAAAGCGTGCAACATTGATAAACATGCCCAAAGCTGATTGATGGTGGGTAGGCCTCGTTGAAGACCCTCCTTGAAAATGATAATACTCAACAAGTGCACCAATCATAACCAAGCTACAATTAAACTTAAATAGGCCTCATCATGACATGTCAGTGAGATCAGCTCCTTCGCTCGCAGCCCAGGAAGGATTGCACTACAACCCTGCAAGTCCTAATCAGTCCCATTGagaaatgtatatataaaacataGGTGTTATTTGTGTATTTACCTGGAATCGAAGCGAAACAACAGCTCCACATACTTCATCACCAACCATAAACTGTTCACCAACCATTGCCATAATTAAATTCTCCCAACATCTAGATGTAAAATGTTTCCttaatcttacaatccatttccCACCATCTTTGTTTGCTTCATccttatatgaaaa
The sequence above is a segment of the Styela clava chromosome 7, kaStyClav1.hap1.2, whole genome shotgun sequence genome. Coding sequences within it:
- the LOC120328047 gene encoding eukaryotic translation initiation factor 4E type 2-like isoform X2, translating into MADEMHREVKPGSGEHSLQYSYCFWYSKRPPGRPADPSAFEKNIRVVATFISVEQFWKAYSHMKRPGDLNGHCDIHLFKQGIKPLWEDEANKDGGKWIVRLRKHFTSRCWENLIMAMVGEQFMVGDEVCGAVVSLRFQEDIISIWNKTANNSQVTTRIRDTLRRVLNLPPTVIMEYKKHNQSIRDKTSFRNTEFFPR